The proteins below are encoded in one region of Fibrella aestuarina BUZ 2:
- a CDS encoding ArsR/SmtB family transcription factor — translation MGLTKTEVFTADQNRIADLAKAFAHPARVAILQHLVKTQSCICGDLVDVLPLSQATVSQHLKELSRIGIVKGNVQPPRVCYCINEDVWAEAKAIFGSLLTSFEGNICC, via the coding sequence ATGGGACTGACCAAGACCGAAGTATTCACCGCCGACCAAAACCGCATTGCCGATCTGGCCAAGGCGTTTGCGCATCCGGCGCGGGTTGCCATTTTGCAGCACCTGGTCAAAACGCAGTCGTGTATCTGCGGCGATCTGGTCGACGTGCTGCCGCTGTCGCAGGCCACCGTGTCGCAACATTTGAAAGAGTTGAGCCGGATCGGTATCGTGAAGGGAAATGTGCAGCCGCCCCGCGTGTGCTACTGCATCAACGAAGACGTCTGGGCAGAAGCCAAAGCCATTTTTGGGTCGTTGCTGACGTCATTTGAGGGGAACATCTGCTGTTAA
- a CDS encoding acyl-CoA dehydrogenase family protein, protein MIATDNKASIKGGEFLIKDTDASQVFIPEEFTEEQQMIAATCREFLEREIWPRLDEIDAAKSPELMSSLMDKAGELGLLGTSVPEEYGGFGMNFNTSMLVAEATGAGHSFSVALSAHTGIGTLPIVYYGNEEQKAKYLPKLATGEWKAAYCLTEPDSGSDANSGKTKAKLTEDGKHYVINGQKMWITNGGFADLYIVFAKIDDDKNLSAFIVERSYDGITMNEPEHKLGIKGSDTRQVFFNDVKVPVENLLSERGNGFKIAVNILNIGRIKLGIAVVGGAKQTVNEAVRYANERKQFGISISRFGAIKHKLGEMAVKIYASESASYRAGQNIDDAIEDLKAGGMDDAQAKLKALEQFAIECAIMKVHGSEALDYVVDEGVQVYGGMGYSADAPMERAYRDARINRIFEGTNEINRMLVVDMLLKRAMKGELDLMGPAMAIAKEIMSIPDFSSDDDETLFAAEKKVLKNLKKAVLMVAGAAAQKFMAKLSHEQEILMNLADMAIEVYVAESVLLRVEKLIGLKGEGALSLQKDIALTYLHEAVEKINNAGRAAITSFAEGDELRVMLMGLKRFTKIEPMNLKDARRRVADAMIAENKYVF, encoded by the coding sequence ATGATTGCCACCGACAACAAAGCGTCGATTAAGGGCGGCGAATTCCTGATCAAAGACACGGACGCTTCGCAGGTTTTCATTCCCGAAGAATTTACCGAAGAACAACAGATGATTGCGGCCACCTGCCGCGAGTTTCTGGAACGCGAAATCTGGCCCCGCCTCGACGAAATCGACGCGGCGAAATCGCCCGAGCTGATGTCGTCGTTGATGGACAAAGCGGGTGAACTAGGGCTGCTGGGTACGTCGGTTCCCGAAGAGTACGGCGGTTTCGGCATGAATTTCAACACCTCGATGCTGGTGGCGGAAGCAACCGGCGCGGGTCACTCGTTCTCGGTAGCGCTCTCGGCCCATACGGGCATCGGTACGTTGCCGATCGTGTATTACGGTAACGAAGAACAGAAAGCTAAATACCTGCCCAAACTCGCCACGGGTGAGTGGAAAGCGGCCTACTGCCTCACTGAGCCCGATTCGGGGTCAGACGCCAATTCGGGCAAGACCAAAGCCAAACTGACCGAAGACGGCAAGCACTATGTCATCAACGGGCAGAAGATGTGGATCACCAACGGTGGTTTCGCCGATCTGTACATCGTTTTTGCCAAAATCGATGATGATAAAAATCTGTCGGCCTTTATCGTAGAGCGTTCATACGACGGCATCACGATGAACGAGCCCGAGCACAAACTGGGCATCAAAGGCTCCGATACACGTCAGGTTTTCTTCAACGACGTGAAGGTGCCGGTCGAGAACCTACTGTCAGAACGCGGCAACGGTTTCAAGATCGCCGTAAACATCCTGAACATCGGGCGAATCAAACTGGGTATCGCCGTTGTGGGTGGTGCCAAACAGACCGTCAACGAAGCCGTTCGCTACGCCAACGAGCGCAAGCAGTTCGGCATCAGCATTTCGCGGTTTGGGGCCATCAAGCACAAACTGGGCGAAATGGCCGTGAAGATTTACGCGTCGGAATCAGCCAGCTACCGGGCGGGTCAGAATATCGACGACGCCATCGAAGACCTCAAAGCGGGTGGCATGGACGACGCCCAGGCCAAACTGAAGGCGCTGGAGCAGTTTGCCATCGAGTGCGCCATCATGAAAGTACACGGCTCGGAAGCCCTCGACTACGTGGTCGATGAGGGAGTTCAGGTGTATGGCGGCATGGGTTACTCGGCCGACGCGCCGATGGAACGCGCCTACCGCGATGCCCGGATCAACCGGATTTTCGAAGGCACCAATGAGATCAACCGGATGCTCGTGGTGGATATGCTCCTGAAGCGGGCCATGAAAGGTGAACTCGACCTGATGGGCCCGGCCATGGCCATTGCCAAAGAGATCATGTCGATCCCCGATTTCAGCAGCGACGACGACGAAACGCTGTTTGCCGCCGAGAAGAAGGTGCTGAAAAACCTCAAAAAAGCCGTACTGATGGTAGCCGGTGCCGCTGCCCAGAAGTTCATGGCGAAACTCTCGCACGAGCAGGAGATCCTGATGAACCTGGCCGATATGGCAATCGAGGTGTATGTGGCCGAGTCGGTGCTGCTGCGCGTCGAGAAGCTGATCGGGCTGAAGGGCGAAGGCGCGCTGTCGCTGCAAAAAGACATTGCGCTAACGTACCTGCACGAGGCGGTCGAGAAGATCAACAACGCGGGCCGCGCCGCCATCACCAGCTTTGCTGAAGGCGACGAGCTGCGCGTGATGCTGATGGGCCTGAAGCGGTTCACGAAAATTGAGCCGATGAACCTCAAAGACGCTCGCCGCCGCGTGGCCGACGCCATGATCGCGGAGAATAAGTACGTGTTTTAG